CAAAAAATATAGAAAAATAAGGCCATACATGGAAGAATATACTCTGGATAATGGGAAGAGAATTTTTGTATTGGGTGAGGGGAGATTGGTGAACCTTGCTGCCGCTGAAGGGCACCCTTCATCAATAATGGCCATGTCCTTTTGCAACCAAGTGTTTGCATGTGAATATCTGCTAGAAAATAAGGGAAAACTACAGCCAAAAGTCTATAAACTTCCAGAGGAAAAAGATGAGGAAATAGCAAGATTGCAATTGGAGGCCATGGGAATAAAAATAGATGCACTGACAGATGAGCAGAGGAGATACATCTCCACATGGAAAGAAGGAACATAACTCACAAAACATTTAAATCCATTAATTCTACATTTAATAACTGATATTTATGCAAATGGCGAGGATAAAACTCTCTGGAAGAGATCCAAAACAAATAAATGAGGTTTGTGAAGAGATTATCTCGGTGG
This is a stretch of genomic DNA from Candidatus Aenigmatarchaeota archaeon. It encodes these proteins:
- a CDS encoding adenosylhomocysteinase; its protein translation is KKYRKIRPYMEEYTLDNGKRIFVLGEGRLVNLAAAEGHPSSIMAMSFCNQVFACEYLLENKGKLQPKVYKLPEEKDEEIARLQLEAMGIKIDALTDEQRRYISTWKEGT